Genomic DNA from Streptomyces sp. GS7:
TCCTGCGCCCCGGCCGTCTCGACGTGAAAATCAAGATCGAGCGTCCGGACGCGGAGGCCGCCAAGGACATCTTCTCGAAGTACCTCACGGAAAACCTCCCGCTGCACGCCGACGATCTCGCCGAGCACGGCGATTCGCGCAAGGCCGCGGTCAGCGGGATGATTCAGTCGGTCGTCGAGCAGATGTACGCGGAATCCGAGGAAAACCGATTCCTGGAGGTCACCTATGCCAATGGTGACAAGGAAGTCCTTTACTTCAAGGACTTCAACTCCGGCGCGATGATCGAAAACATCGTCGGACGTGCGAAGAAGATGGCCATCAAGGCTTTCCTCGAGCACAACCAGAAGGGTCTGCGGGTCTCCCACCTCCTCCAGGCGTGTGTGGACGAGTTCAAGGAGAACGAGGACCTGCCCAACACCACCAACCCGGACGACTGGGCCCGGATCTCCGGAAAGAAGGGCGAGCGGATCGTGTACATCCGCACCCTCGTCACCGGAAAGCAGGGCGCGGACACCGGTCGCTCCATCGACACGGTGGCCAATACCGGCCAATACCTGTAACACCGCTCTCCGGCTGCGGATGTCCTGCACGGGGCGTCCGCAGCCGGACGCTTTTGCGGGGGCGAGCGGACCGCCCCCGCGGGCAGCGATGAACCAGGGAAAACCGGACTGGAGCAATGACTGTAATGATCTCCCCAGCGCCGCAAAGGCGTTCTAGGCTCTTCGGTACCGCTGCGTCACGCTGTGCTGACGCGGGGCACGCACACGGACCGGAAGCGCAGCGGTACTTGAGCGCCGACCCCACCCGGGGGCGCCGCCGGGCAAGGAGGGCCGCATGACCGTACGGCGAGTAATGGGGATCGAGACGGAGTACGGGATCTCCGTCCCCGGCCACCCGAATGCCAATGCCATGCTCACCTCGTCCCAGGTCGTCAACGCCTACGCGGCGGCGATGCACCGGGCACGCCGTGCCCGCTGGGACTTCGAGGAGGAGAACCCGCTGCGGGACGCCCGCGGCTTCGACCTCGCCCGCGAGGCCGCCGACTCCAGCCAGCTCACCGACGAGGACATCGGCCTGGCCAACGTCATCCTCACCAACGGTGCCCGGCTCTACGTCGACCACGCCCACCCCGAGTACAGCGCCCCCGAGGTCACCAATCCGCGCGACGCGGTCCTCTGGGACAAGGCCGGCGAGCGGATCATGGCCGAGGCCGCCGAGCGGGCCGCCCAGGTCCCCGGCGCCCAGCCGATCCACCTCTACAAGAACAACACCGACAACAAGGGCGCCTCCTACGGGACGCACGAGAACTACCTGATGAAGCGGGAGACCCCCTTCTCGGACATCGTGCGCCACCTGACGCCGTTCTTCGTCTCCCGGCAGGTCGTCACCGGCGCCGGCCGGGTCGGCATCGGCCAGGACGGCCACGAGCACGGCTTCCAGATCAGCCAGCGCGCCGACTACTTCGAGGTGGAGGTGGGCCTGGAGACGACCCTCAAGCGGCCCATCATCAACACCCGCGACGAACCGCACGCGGACGCGGAGAAGTACCGCCGGCTGCATGTGATCATCGGCGACGCGAACCTCTCCGAGATCTCGACGTACCTGAAGCTGGGCACCACCGCGCTGGTGCTGTCCATGATCGAGGACGGCTTCATCGCCGTCGATCTCGCCGTCGAGCAGCCCGTACGCACTCTGCACCACGTCTCGCACGACCCCACGCTCCAGCACCTGATCACGCTCCGCAGCGGCCGTACGCTCACCGCCGTACAGCTCCAGATGGAGTACTACGAGCTGGCCCGCAAATACGTGGAGGACCGCTACGGAGCGGATGCGGACGAGCAGACCAAGGACGTCCTGACCCGGTGGGAGGACGTGCTCGGGCGGTTGGAGAACGACCCGATGAGCCTGTCCGGCGAGCTGGACTGGGTCGCCAAGCGCGAACTCATGGAGGGCTACCGCCGCCGGGACGGCCTGGACTGGGACGCCGCCCGGCTGCACCTCATCGACCTCCAGTACGCCGACGTGCGCCCGGAGAAGGGCCTGTACAACCGTCTGGCGGCCCGCGGCAAGATGAAGCGGCTCCTGGACGAGTCCGCGGTGGAGCGGGCCGAGCTGAAGCCTCCGGAGGACACCAGGGCGTACTTCCGCGGCAGGTGCCTGGAGCAGTACGCGGACGATGTCGCCGCCGCCTCGTGGGATTCGGTCATTTTCGATCTGCCCGGCCGTGACTCCCTGCAACGGGTGCCCACGCTGGAGCCGCTGCGCGGGACCCGTAAGCACGTCAAGGAGCTGCTGGACCGGTGCCGGACGGCGGAAGAGCTGGTCAGGACGTTGTCCGGTCGCTGACGGACGGCAGGTCCATGGCAAATTCGCCATGATCGGCAGCTGATCCGCGGCTGAAAAGGCCGCGGCGCGGGAATCATCGAGGTGACTCCCGGGCGTTGCAGCAAGTGCAGGGCCGATGTCGGACCCTGCTTGTAGGGTCGGATCTTGAAGGTCACATCGAGCGGGGCGAACCGAGCGGGGTGAGGGATATGGCGACCAAGGACAGCGGCGGCGGACAGCAGAAGGCCACCCGTTCCACCGAAGAGGTCGAGGAGCAGCAGCAGGACGCGCAGGCGTCGGGCGACCTCAAGGAACGCCAGGAGAAATTGTCGGACGACGTGGATTCGGTGCTGGACGAAATCGACGATGTCCTCGAGGAGAACGCCGAGGATTTCGTGAGGTCCTTCGTTCAGAAGGGTGGGGAGTAGGTTCGCCTTCAACTCGAAGGTCTACGGGGGGCTGGGTGAGTGATCAGTCAGAGGTGAAGCGGTGCTCGCGGTGTCGTGTGCACAAACCGCTGGCAGGCTTCGCGTCCAACAAGGCGATGAGTGACGGATTGCAGGCGTACTGCCGGGAGTGCTCTGCGGAGTACTACCGGCAGCGCCAAATGGCCAAGGGCCGGACAGTACGCGAGAAGGTGCCCGTGCCTCGGGGATTCAAGCGGTGTCCGCAATGTCGTGAGGTCAAGTCGCACGAACAGTGGGAGCGCAACAAAACATCGTCGGACGGCTGGGCGAGCTACTGCCGATCGTGCCGGGCCGAGCGGAATCGCGAGAGTTATTTTCGGCGTAAGTACGGCCTCACACCAGCCGAATTGGACGAAATGATCGCGGAGCAGCAGGGCGTGTGTTGCATCTGCCTGGTCGCTCCAGCCGAGCATGTGGATCACTGCCACCAGACGGGTAAGGTCCGTGGCGTACTGTGCTTCAGCTGCAACGCAGCCCTAGGACAGTTCAAGGATCGGCCCGACGTCATACGACGAGCCATCGCATACCTGGAAGGAAACTCGTGGAAGCCAACCCTCTGAGCACAGGGCGTCTGCCAGCTGCCTTCCTGACGCCTGGATCCTCCTCGTTCATGGACTTTCTCGGTGCGCACTCGCCCGAGCTGCTGCCCGGCGGCCGCTCGTTGCCACAGACGCAGGGCGTCATCGAGGCGCCGCACGGCACGACCATCGTGGCGACGTCCTTCCCCGGCGGTGTGGTGCTCGCCGGTGACCGTCGGGCGACGATGGGCAATGTGATCGCGCAGCGCGACATCGAGAAGGTCTTCCCGGCCGACGAGTACTCGGCGGTCGGCATCGCGGGCACGGCCGGGCTCGCGGTGGAGATGGTCAAACTGTTCCAGCTGGAACTGGAGCACTTCGAGAAGGTCGAGGGGACCCAACTCTCCTTGGAGGGCAAGGCGAACCGTCTCTCGACGATGATTCGGAGCAACCTCGGGATGGCCATGCAGGGCCTCGCCGTGGTGCCGCTGTTCGCCGGCTACGACGTCGACCGCGAGAAGGGCCGTATCTTCTCGTACGACGTCACCGGCGGGCGCTCGGAGGAGCACGGCTTCGCGGCGACGGGCTCCGGCTCGGTCTTCGCGCGCAGTGCGCTGAAGAAGCTCTTCCGCGAGGACTTCACGGAGCATCAGGCCGCCACCGCAGTCGTCCAGGCGCTGTACGACGCCGCCGACGACGACTCGGCGACCGGCGGGCCGGACATGGCGCGGCGGATCTACCCGATCGTCACGGTGATCACGGAAGAGGGCTTCAAGAAGCTCACCGAGGCCGAGGTCTCGGAGATCACCCGTGCCGTTCACGAGCGCCGCCTCGACCAGCCCGACGGCCCGCGCGCCGCGCTGCTCTGACGGGACGGATGTTCCGCCATGCGCCCCCAGCCACCGAGAGAGCTTTTGACAGGAAGGGACGGATAGCCGGTGTCGACGCCGTTCTATGTCTCACCCCAGCAGGCCATGGCCGACCGCGCCGAGTACGCCCGCAAGGGCATCGCGCGCGGCCGCAGCGTCGTGGTGCTGCAGTACACCGACGGCGTGGTCTTCGTCGCCGAGAATCCCTCCCGCGCCCTGCACAAGGTCAGCGAGATCTACGACCGCATCGCCTTCGCGGCGGTCGGCAAGTACAACGAGTTCGAGAGCCTGCGGATCGGCGGGGTGCGCTACGCCGATCTGCGCGGCTACACCTACGACCGGGAGGACGTGACCGCGCGCGGTCTGGCGAACGTCTACGCCCAGACGCTCGGCTCGATCTTCTCCAGCGCGGCGGAGAAGCCCTATGAGGTCGAGCTGATCGTGGCCGAGGTGGGCAACGCCCCCGAGGACGACCAGATCTACCGGCTGCCGCACGACGGCTCGATCGTGGACGAGCACGGCTCGGTCGCGGTGGGCGGCAACGCCGACCAGATCAGCAGCTATCTCGACCAGCGGCACCGCGACGGGATGACGCTGGCGGAGGCGCTGCGGCTGGCGGTGGACTCGCTGTCGCGGGACACCAACGGCGGCGAGCGGACGCTGACCGCCGAGCACCTCGAGGTCGCCACCCTGGACCGTACGCGCCCGCAGCAGCGGAAGTTCAAGCGGATCCTGGGCCGCCAGCTGTCCCGGCTGCTGGACGAGCATGGTGCCTCGGGGGAGGAGAAGGCCGACGCCGAGGGGGACGCGGGCGAGTCCTCGGGTGCCGGTGACGCGTCCGGCGCGGCCGGCAAGGGTGCCAAGGGTGCCAAGGGGAAGGGCGCCAACGGCAAGGCCGCTGAGGGCGGAGCCGGCGCCGAGGGCGACTCCGGTGCGGGCACCGCGGACGGGAGCGAGGAGGAGTCCGGGTCCGCGGACTGAGGATTCCGGAGGATCACCGACGGGCCGCTGTGCCCGGATCGCGCGCCCCGGTGGGTCATCACCCGCCGGGGCGCGCGCTGTTGTGCGGGGCGCGCCCCGGCGGCGGGGCGGTGGAGCCGCGCGGGACGAGCGTGACGGGGAGCGTCGGGGTGCCGGCGGGGGCGCCGTCCAGCACGGCCATCAGGGCGCGCATACCGGCCTCGCCGAACTCCTCCGCGGGGAGCCGTACGGTCGTCAGCTCCGGTTCCACGGCGACGGCCAGGGCCAGGTCGTCGAAGCCGGTGACCGAGATGTCCTCCGGGATGCGCAGACCGAGGCGGCGGACGGCCTTGCAGGCGCCGGCGGCGATGATGTCGTCGTCGCACAGCAGCGCGGTGGGGCGGGGGCCGGGGGCGGTCAGCGCGGTGTGCGCGGCGTGGCGTCCGGCGGTGACGCCGAGGGCGGCCGGCTGCCGGTGCAGTACGGCGCCGGGGACGCCGGCCAGGGTGTCGGCGAGGGTCCGGGCGCGGACGGCGAAGGTCCAGGAGTCGACATCGGCCGCGAGATGGGTGATGCGGCGGTGCCCGAGGCCGGTGAGGTGGCGGGCCAACTGCCGTACGCCGTCGGCGATGTCGAGGTTGACGGTGGCGGAGGCGCGGGTGTCGGCGGGGTCGCTGTCGAGCATCACCAGCGGCAGCCCGGCGGCGCGCAGCGCGCTGAGGGCGTCGGCGGCCATGGAGGAGGCGATGACGCCGTCGAGGGTGGCGGCGGCGGAGTCGAAGGGGTCGCGGGCGGGGCCGATGCCCTCGGGGGAGAGGTAGAGGACCACGCCGAAGTCGTGGTCGGCGGCGACCCGGGCGGCGCCGGTGTAGACCCGGGCGAAGAACTCGGTGGTGAGGGCGGGGACGACCAGCAGCGCCGTGCGGGTGCGGCCCATGCGCAGGCTGCGGGCGGCGAGGTTGGGGCGGTAGCCCAGCTCGCGGGCGGCGGCGCGGACGGCGTCGGCCTTGCCCGGGGAGACCCGGCCGCGCCACTTGTCGCCGAGGACGAGGGAGACGGCGGCCTGCGAGACGCCGGCTGCACGGGCGACGTCGCGGCTGGTGACGCGGCCGGCGGCGGCCGGGCTACGAGGGGGCGCGGCGTCAGCCGCTCCAGTGGAGCCGGTGCTCGCACCGGGAGGCGGCGCGGCCTCGTTGCTGGTCACCGGGGTGTCACTCCTTGCGTGTGTCCGCCGCGGGGTGGACCCGCGGATTGCCGCCATGGTACGTATGACGCCGGAAGTTATACGTAACACGTCCGGGCCGGTCCGGACGGAGAGGGGCAGGCATGGCCGCCGGATACGCGGATTTGCTCAGAACCCGGCATGCGGCCCGGCTGCTGGCGGGGACCCTGCTCGGCCGGCTGCCGAACGCCACCGCGCCCCTGGCGGTGGTCCTCTTCGTCCGCGCCCAGGGCGGCAGCTACGGACTGGCCGGAGCGCTCTCCGCGGTCTACGGCCTCTGCAACGCCATCGGCCAGCCGCTCCTCGGGCGGGCGGTGGACGTCTGCGGGCAGCCGCGGGTGATGCTGCCCGCCTCGGTGCTCTCCGCGCTCGGGATGGCGCTGCTCGCGGCCGTCGGGGTGGATCCGCTGTGGCTCGCCTA
This window encodes:
- the prcA gene encoding proteasome subunit alpha yields the protein MSTPFYVSPQQAMADRAEYARKGIARGRSVVVLQYTDGVVFVAENPSRALHKVSEIYDRIAFAAVGKYNEFESLRIGGVRYADLRGYTYDREDVTARGLANVYAQTLGSIFSSAAEKPYEVELIVAEVGNAPEDDQIYRLPHDGSIVDEHGSVAVGGNADQISSYLDQRHRDGMTLAEALRLAVDSLSRDTNGGERTLTAEHLEVATLDRTRPQQRKFKRILGRQLSRLLDEHGASGEEKADAEGDAGESSGAGDASGAAGKGAKGAKGKGANGKAAEGGAGAEGDSGAGTADGSEEESGSAD
- the prcB gene encoding proteasome subunit beta, which produces MEANPLSTGRLPAAFLTPGSSSFMDFLGAHSPELLPGGRSLPQTQGVIEAPHGTTIVATSFPGGVVLAGDRRATMGNVIAQRDIEKVFPADEYSAVGIAGTAGLAVEMVKLFQLELEHFEKVEGTQLSLEGKANRLSTMIRSNLGMAMQGLAVVPLFAGYDVDREKGRIFSYDVTGGRSEEHGFAATGSGSVFARSALKKLFREDFTEHQAATAVVQALYDAADDDSATGGPDMARRIYPIVTVITEEGFKKLTEAEVSEITRAVHERRLDQPDGPRAALL
- a CDS encoding LacI family DNA-binding transcriptional regulator, with the translated sequence MTSNEAAPPPGASTGSTGAADAAPPRSPAAAGRVTSRDVARAAGVSQAAVSLVLGDKWRGRVSPGKADAVRAAARELGYRPNLAARSLRMGRTRTALLVVPALTTEFFARVYTGAARVAADHDFGVVLYLSPEGIGPARDPFDSAAATLDGVIASSMAADALSALRAAGLPLVMLDSDPADTRASATVNLDIADGVRQLARHLTGLGHRRITHLAADVDSWTFAVRARTLADTLAGVPGAVLHRQPAALGVTAGRHAAHTALTAPGPRPTALLCDDDIIAAGACKAVRRLGLRIPEDISVTGFDDLALAVAVEPELTTVRLPAEEFGEAGMRALMAVLDGAPAGTPTLPVTLVPRGSTAPPPGRAPHNSARPGG
- the dop gene encoding depupylase/deamidase Dop — its product is MTVRRVMGIETEYGISVPGHPNANAMLTSSQVVNAYAAAMHRARRARWDFEEENPLRDARGFDLAREAADSSQLTDEDIGLANVILTNGARLYVDHAHPEYSAPEVTNPRDAVLWDKAGERIMAEAAERAAQVPGAQPIHLYKNNTDNKGASYGTHENYLMKRETPFSDIVRHLTPFFVSRQVVTGAGRVGIGQDGHEHGFQISQRADYFEVEVGLETTLKRPIINTRDEPHADAEKYRRLHVIIGDANLSEISTYLKLGTTALVLSMIEDGFIAVDLAVEQPVRTLHHVSHDPTLQHLITLRSGRTLTAVQLQMEYYELARKYVEDRYGADADEQTKDVLTRWEDVLGRLENDPMSLSGELDWVAKRELMEGYRRRDGLDWDAARLHLIDLQYADVRPEKGLYNRLAARGKMKRLLDESAVERAELKPPEDTRAYFRGRCLEQYADDVAAASWDSVIFDLPGRDSLQRVPTLEPLRGTRKHVKELLDRCRTAEELVRTLSGR
- a CDS encoding ubiquitin-like protein Pup, translating into MATKDSGGGQQKATRSTEEVEEQQQDAQASGDLKERQEKLSDDVDSVLDEIDDVLEENAEDFVRSFVQKGGE
- a CDS encoding endonuclease VII domain-containing protein → MIAEQQGVCCICLVAPAEHVDHCHQTGKVRGVLCFSCNAALGQFKDRPDVIRRAIAYLEGNSWKPTL